The Litchfieldia alkalitelluris genome has a window encoding:
- a CDS encoding NCS2 family permease gives MKKFFEFEALGTNYKTETVAGITTFLSMAYILFVNPSFLSAAGMDSGAVFVATALAAAIGSLLMGVIAKYPIALAPGMGLNAFFAFSVVLGMGVPWQTALAGVLASGLIFIVLTLTGLREKVINSIPAELKYAVGAGIGLFITFVGLQGAEIIIADEATLVGLGHLGNGNTLLAIFGLILTVILMVRKVNGAIFIGMVVTAVVGMLTNLVATPESIVSPIPSLAPTFGAAFTHFGDIFTVQMLVVILTFLFVDFFDTAGTLVAVANQAGLLKENKLPRAGKALFADSSATVVGSILGTSTTTSYIESSAGVAAGGRSGFTSVVTAALFVLAMFFSPLLGVVTSAVTAPALIIVGILMVSSLGKIAWDRFEVAVPAFLTIIAMPLTYSIATGIAIGFIFYPITMLVKGKAKEINPIMYVLFVIFVLYFIFLTE, from the coding sequence ATGAAGAAGTTTTTTGAATTCGAAGCGCTTGGTACCAATTATAAAACAGAAACTGTAGCTGGTATCACAACATTTTTATCGATGGCCTATATTTTATTTGTTAATCCTAGCTTTTTATCTGCTGCTGGAATGGATTCCGGAGCAGTGTTTGTTGCCACAGCATTAGCTGCTGCGATTGGTTCGTTATTAATGGGAGTTATTGCAAAATATCCGATTGCTCTAGCACCGGGTATGGGACTAAACGCATTCTTTGCCTTTTCGGTAGTTCTTGGAATGGGTGTTCCGTGGCAAACGGCGTTAGCGGGTGTATTAGCTTCTGGTCTGATCTTTATTGTATTGACGCTAACAGGTCTTCGCGAAAAGGTCATTAACTCGATTCCGGCAGAATTAAAATATGCCGTTGGTGCTGGTATTGGTTTATTTATTACATTCGTTGGGTTACAAGGTGCAGAAATTATAATTGCTGATGAAGCAACCTTAGTTGGATTAGGACACCTTGGTAATGGAAACACACTTTTAGCAATCTTCGGTCTTATTCTTACAGTTATTTTAATGGTTCGTAAAGTCAATGGAGCAATTTTCATTGGTATGGTTGTAACTGCTGTAGTTGGAATGCTTACAAACTTAGTAGCAACTCCTGAATCGATTGTAAGTCCGATTCCAAGTCTTGCGCCAACTTTTGGAGCAGCGTTTACTCACTTTGGTGATATCTTTACTGTTCAGATGCTAGTAGTCATTTTAACATTCCTGTTTGTCGATTTCTTTGATACTGCTGGAACTCTAGTAGCTGTAGCAAATCAAGCGGGATTATTAAAAGAAAATAAATTACCACGTGCAGGAAAAGCGTTATTTGCAGACTCATCTGCTACTGTGGTGGGATCGATTCTAGGGACTTCTACAACGACATCATACATCGAGTCATCAGCAGGTGTTGCAGCTGGGGGTCGCTCTGGTTTTACTTCAGTTGTAACTGCGGCATTATTTGTTTTGGCGATGTTTTTCTCTCCTTTGTTAGGAGTTGTGACTTCAGCGGTAACTGCACCAGCATTAATAATAGTAGGGATACTAATGGTTTCTTCTTTAGGTAAAATCGCATGGGATCGATTTGAGGTAGCAGTTCCAGCATTTCTAACAATTATTGCAATGCCATTAACTTATAGTATTGCAACAGGTATCGCGATTGGATTCATCTTCTATCCCATTACGATGCTTGTAAAAGGAAAAGCAAAAGAAATCAATCCAATCATGTATGTGTTATTTGTAATCTTTGTTTTATACTTCATTTTCCTTACTGAGTAG
- the guaA gene encoding glutamine-hydrolyzing GMP synthase encodes MQAFNEMIVVLDFGSQYNQLITRRIREFGVYSELHPHTITAEEIKKMNPKGIIFSGGPNSVYGENAFHCDEAIFDLGLPILGICYGMQLMTKHFAGKVEKANHREYGKAILTVEKDSKIYSNLPKEQTVWMSHGDLVVETPPGFQVDATSPSCPIAAMSDESRGLYGVQFHPEVRHSEFGNDLLKNFVFTICGSKEEWSMENFIEVEIEKIRQKVGDKKVLCALSGGVDSSVVAVLIHKAIGDQLTCIFVDHGLLRKGEAEGVMKTFADGFHMNVIKVDAKERFMSKLKGVSDPEQKRKIIGNEFIYVFDDESAKLEGIDYLAQGTLYTDIIESGTATAQTIKSHHNVGGLPEDMKFELIEPLNTLFKDEVRALGTELGMPNEIVWRQPFPGPGLGIRVLGEVTEEKLEIVRESDAILRDEIKKAGLERDIWQYFTVLPDIRSVGVMGDARTYDYTIGIRAVTSIDGMTSDWARIPWEVLEVISTRIVNEVNHINRVVYDITSKPPATIEWE; translated from the coding sequence ATGCAAGCTTTTAACGAAATGATAGTGGTATTAGATTTTGGAAGTCAGTATAACCAATTAATTACAAGAAGGATTCGTGAGTTTGGGGTATATAGTGAGCTTCACCCTCATACAATTACGGCAGAAGAAATCAAAAAAATGAATCCTAAAGGTATTATTTTTTCGGGTGGACCTAATAGTGTATATGGAGAGAACGCTTTTCACTGTGATGAGGCAATCTTTGATTTAGGGTTACCGATATTGGGAATTTGTTATGGTATGCAGTTGATGACAAAGCATTTCGCAGGAAAAGTAGAAAAAGCTAATCATAGAGAATATGGAAAAGCAATTCTTACTGTTGAAAAGGATTCAAAAATCTATTCAAATCTACCAAAAGAACAAACAGTTTGGATGAGTCATGGTGATTTAGTTGTTGAAACACCTCCAGGATTCCAAGTGGATGCAACAAGTCCATCTTGTCCAATTGCAGCAATGAGTGATGAATCCCGTGGACTGTATGGCGTTCAATTCCATCCAGAAGTACGCCATTCTGAATTTGGGAATGATTTATTAAAGAATTTTGTCTTTACGATTTGTGGTTCAAAAGAAGAATGGTCAATGGAGAACTTCATTGAAGTTGAAATTGAAAAAATCAGACAAAAGGTTGGAGACAAAAAGGTGTTATGCGCACTAAGTGGTGGTGTTGATTCTTCAGTTGTGGCTGTATTAATACATAAAGCAATTGGTGATCAGTTAACATGTATTTTTGTTGACCATGGTTTACTTCGCAAAGGTGAAGCTGAGGGTGTGATGAAAACTTTCGCAGATGGTTTTCATATGAATGTGATCAAAGTAGATGCGAAAGAACGTTTTATGTCTAAGCTTAAGGGTGTAAGTGATCCTGAACAAAAACGAAAAATCATTGGTAATGAATTCATTTATGTTTTTGATGATGAATCAGCAAAACTAGAAGGCATTGATTACTTAGCTCAAGGAACTCTTTATACAGATATTATTGAGAGTGGTACGGCTACAGCGCAAACGATCAAGTCTCACCATAATGTAGGTGGATTACCAGAAGATATGAAATTCGAATTAATCGAGCCGTTAAATACACTATTTAAGGATGAAGTTCGTGCGCTTGGAACAGAATTAGGTATGCCGAATGAAATCGTTTGGCGTCAACCGTTCCCAGGGCCGGGTCTAGGTATCCGTGTTTTGGGCGAAGTTACGGAAGAAAAGCTTGAAATTGTAAGAGAATCGGATGCAATCTTACGTGACGAGATTAAAAAGGCAGGTCTTGAACGTGATATTTGGCAGTACTTTACCGTTCTCCCGGATATCCGAAGTGTAGGTGTAATGGGGGATGCTAGAACATATGATTATACGATTGGAATCAGAGCAGTTACTTCAATAGATGGCATGACTTCAGATTGGGCACGTATCCCTTGGGAAGTTCTTGAGGTCATTTCAACAAGAATTGTAAATGAAGTGAATCACATTAATCGTGTGGTCTACGATATCACAAGTAAGCCACCAGCGACTATTGAATGGGAATAA
- a CDS encoding transglutaminase domain-containing protein, with the protein MTSKVTKDLPGLILSVFGFLLLWEWLRPLTVVTDTAEIYIFIIFIGICFLLSFLKIKRVISSVIKMVIILYMLNQTYFEQSFLTFEWVRLIFYDLRQNLNLLIDMNWNGMSALFRSFLFFILLWLMSYLIYYWLIVQKKILLFFILTVVYVSILDAFSPYDANAAIIRTVVVGFLMLGLLNLNRVIGSEKLSRFNGLFTKWIIPLVIMVLITSSFGYFAPKAAPQWPDPVPYLKGYGKGGTAPGSGVGMKKIGYGTNDSYLGGPFIEDNTPVFKTTVGKRHYWRVETKDLYTGKGWEVSSNPRNQLFESENNVLSWIENKAETEEYYAEVDVQKLYPHIIYPSGLKRVDNYGLDDSRYSVDPVTEKILTKQGDNDEVELAAYGLTYDQPIYQIQDLQAVTDKGSLELNDEFFERYTQLPDSLPERVKELAVEITKDQGNRYDKVVAVERYFKDNLFMYDTKEVAVPGRNDDYVDQFLFETKVGYCDNFSTSMIVLLRSLDIPARWVKGYTEGTYIETLNENQRVFEVTNNNAHSWVEVYFPEFGWIAFEPTKGFSNLNNFVYTTSSTVTNENNDDVEQQTPTQELLEESTPELSQGDITPIEGSEQPSVSPVAWKDIFFILLSIVLVIYVVIKTRVKWYPILAILLYKRRNDGTAYFKAFDALLKQLDRVGIKRNEGQTLREFAVYVDKFYRSDDMQKLTLSYERALYRKDNAEKEWKRSVELWENLIKKVSS; encoded by the coding sequence ATGACATCAAAAGTAACGAAGGATTTACCAGGGTTGATATTAAGTGTTTTTGGTTTTTTATTACTATGGGAATGGTTAAGACCGTTAACAGTCGTAACAGATACAGCTGAGATTTATATATTTATCATTTTTATTGGCATTTGCTTTTTGTTATCCTTTTTAAAAATTAAAAGGGTGATTAGTAGCGTTATTAAAATGGTGATTATTCTTTATATGTTAAATCAGACCTATTTTGAACAAAGCTTTCTTACTTTTGAATGGGTTCGTCTAATTTTCTATGATTTGAGACAAAATCTAAATCTCTTAATAGATATGAACTGGAATGGAATGTCAGCGTTGTTCAGAAGTTTTCTATTTTTTATTCTTCTTTGGTTAATGAGCTACCTAATCTATTATTGGCTAATTGTTCAAAAGAAAATTCTGCTGTTTTTTATTTTAACAGTCGTCTATGTCTCAATATTAGATGCTTTTAGTCCTTATGATGCGAATGCGGCTATTATACGTACGGTGGTAGTTGGTTTCTTAATGTTGGGTTTATTAAATTTAAATCGTGTAATTGGAAGTGAAAAGCTTTCTAGATTTAATGGGCTATTTACAAAGTGGATTATTCCCTTGGTAATTATGGTGTTAATCACAAGTTCATTTGGTTATTTTGCGCCGAAAGCGGCCCCTCAATGGCCAGACCCAGTGCCTTATTTAAAAGGGTATGGTAAAGGTGGTACTGCACCGGGTAGTGGAGTAGGTATGAAGAAAATTGGCTATGGGACAAATGACTCCTATCTTGGAGGGCCGTTTATTGAAGATAATACGCCAGTTTTTAAAACAACAGTTGGAAAACGACACTATTGGCGAGTGGAAACGAAGGATTTATACACGGGTAAAGGATGGGAAGTATCCAGTAACCCGAGGAATCAACTATTTGAATCTGAAAATAATGTGTTAAGTTGGATAGAAAACAAAGCAGAAACAGAGGAATATTATGCTGAGGTAGATGTGCAGAAATTATATCCTCATATTATTTATCCTTCGGGTTTAAAGCGGGTAGATAATTATGGTTTAGATGATAGTCGATATAGTGTTGACCCCGTTACGGAAAAGATATTAACTAAGCAAGGAGACAATGATGAGGTTGAACTAGCTGCCTATGGATTAACCTATGACCAGCCAATCTATCAAATACAAGACTTACAAGCAGTAACTGATAAGGGAAGCCTAGAGTTAAATGATGAGTTTTTTGAACGATATACACAACTGCCAGATAGCTTACCTGAGAGGGTAAAAGAGCTTGCGGTCGAAATCACTAAAGACCAAGGGAATCGCTATGACAAAGTGGTAGCTGTTGAACGCTATTTTAAGGATAATTTATTTATGTATGATACGAAGGAAGTAGCTGTTCCTGGTAGAAACGATGATTATGTTGATCAGTTTTTATTTGAAACCAAAGTAGGGTATTGTGATAATTTTTCTACCTCGATGATTGTTTTACTACGTTCATTGGATATTCCAGCACGTTGGGTGAAAGGTTACACGGAAGGAACGTATATAGAAACTCTCAATGAAAATCAGCGTGTGTTTGAGGTTACAAATAATAATGCTCACTCATGGGTAGAGGTTTATTTTCCTGAATTTGGTTGGATTGCTTTTGAACCGACAAAAGGATTCAGTAATTTAAATAACTTTGTTTATACGACTTCATCAACTGTAACAAATGAAAATAATGATGATGTTGAGCAACAAACCCCAACTCAAGAGCTTTTAGAAGAAAGTACACCTGAATTATCACAAGGTGATATAACTCCTATTGAAGGTAGTGAGCAACCAAGTGTAAGTCCAGTCGCTTGGAAGGATATCTTCTTTATCCTCCTTTCAATTGTCCTTGTCATATATGTTGTGATTAAGACAAGGGTAAAATGGTACCCAATCCTAGCAATATTGCTCTATAAACGTCGAAATGATGGTACTGCTTACTTTAAAGCATTCGATGCTCTTCTAAAACAACTAGACCGAGTGGGAATTAAACGAAATGAGGGTCAAACACTTAGAGAGTTTGCTGTTTATGTTGATAAATTTTATCGGTCAGATGATATGCAGAAACTGACTCTAAGTTATGAAAGAGCACTTTATCGAAAAGATAATGCTGAGAAGGAATGGAAGCGGTCTGTCGAATTGTGGGAAAATTTAATTAAAAAAGTATCATCTTGA
- a CDS encoding DUF58 domain-containing protein, whose product MKTILKYLKQAGKLGLIFFLIGVTFVYAMFQGGFVSWFLFYSFLPLGLYSLIVALYPITTMDVDRKTNQNEYSAGEKLVGTVTIKRKFAVPLVYLVVEEVLPPELKYREQTYKSKVLLFPWFKRDLSFQYVFESIPRGEHIFANIRLRTGDFFGLVEKEAYFPVEQRFLVYPQYHDLIYRQVESRFEQGMTASNVNLQRDTTIAVGIRDYKPGDRFTWIDWKASARKNDIMTKEFEQQQSHDVVLFLDRTPSREFEQSVTFLASLTRAILRKGAQLSLISVGEEQSVFPLRGGESQQQHIFYHLAKVKADSSIRFSQIIDTEVKKVNHVASFMFITNTLTPDFIQAIERVSFRKVNLLVFIAKEKGAHLSTQELTLMDTLRKRNVIVKVVYEGHYTDVFFEVSKS is encoded by the coding sequence ATGAAAACAATTCTTAAATATCTTAAGCAGGCTGGTAAGTTAGGACTAATCTTTTTCTTAATTGGTGTTACATTTGTGTATGCAATGTTTCAGGGAGGCTTTGTTAGTTGGTTCTTATTTTATAGTTTCCTTCCATTAGGGTTATATTCTTTAATTGTTGCCTTGTATCCTATTACCACAATGGACGTTGATCGAAAAACCAATCAAAATGAGTACTCAGCAGGAGAAAAGCTAGTTGGAACAGTCACGATTAAAAGGAAGTTCGCTGTACCACTCGTTTATCTCGTCGTCGAAGAGGTGCTTCCACCGGAATTGAAATACAGAGAACAAACATACAAATCAAAGGTGCTGCTTTTCCCTTGGTTTAAAAGAGACCTATCTTTTCAGTATGTGTTTGAATCTATACCTAGAGGAGAGCATATCTTTGCGAATATTCGTCTTAGAACTGGAGACTTTTTTGGGTTAGTAGAAAAGGAGGCTTATTTTCCGGTCGAGCAACGTTTCTTAGTATATCCACAATACCATGACCTCATTTACAGGCAGGTTGAGAGTAGGTTTGAGCAGGGAATGACAGCATCGAATGTGAATCTCCAGCGGGATACTACGATTGCTGTAGGAATCAGAGATTACAAGCCAGGTGACCGTTTTACTTGGATTGACTGGAAAGCATCTGCAAGAAAAAATGATATTATGACAAAAGAATTTGAACAGCAGCAAAGTCATGATGTTGTCCTCTTTCTAGACCGGACCCCATCTCGGGAATTTGAGCAATCTGTTACTTTTTTAGCCTCTTTAACTAGAGCGATATTAAGAAAAGGTGCACAGCTCTCTCTCATTTCAGTAGGAGAAGAACAATCGGTTTTTCCTCTTAGAGGCGGAGAGTCACAGCAACAACATATTTTTTATCATCTAGCAAAGGTTAAGGCAGATAGCTCTATTCGATTTTCACAAATAATTGACACTGAAGTGAAAAAAGTCAATCATGTTGCATCTTTTATGTTTATTACTAATACATTAACTCCTGACTTTATTCAAGCGATCGAACGAGTGTCGTTTAGAAAGGTGAACCTTTTAGTTTTTATTGCAAAAGAAAAAGGTGCACATTTATCGACTCAGGAACTAACATTGATGGACACGTTAAGAAAACGTAATGTCATTGTGAAGGTTGTTTATGAGGGCCACTATACAGATGTATTTTTCGAGGTGAGCAAATCATGA
- a CDS encoding AAA family ATPase produces the protein MTQQLETLHPVLGRVIENIEKVMIGKRDVATLSLVALLAEGHVLLEDVPGVGKTMMVRSLAKSVSADFKRLQFTPDLLPSDVTGVSIYNPKEQQFEFRPGPIMGNIVLADEINRTSPKTQSALLEGMEESSVTVDGVTRSLPRPFFVMATQNPIEYEGTYPLPEAQLDRFLLKLKMGYPTANEEMEVLNRAEKSKPINTLESVISIEELRQLQEDVKEIYVDETIKQYIIDLVGRTRTHQSIYLGSSPRGSIALMKTSQAFALVHGRDFVIPDDVKYLAQFVLPHRIILKSEAKFEGATSDNVVSKIIERTPVPVQRALSR, from the coding sequence ATGACACAGCAGCTTGAAACACTTCATCCTGTATTAGGGAGAGTAATTGAAAACATAGAAAAGGTAATGATCGGAAAACGAGATGTAGCTACCTTAAGCTTGGTTGCTTTGTTAGCTGAGGGTCATGTTTTATTAGAGGATGTTCCAGGGGTAGGGAAAACGATGATGGTGCGATCTCTTGCTAAATCGGTAAGCGCTGACTTTAAACGTCTTCAGTTCACGCCAGACTTATTGCCTTCCGATGTAACAGGTGTCTCAATTTATAATCCTAAAGAGCAACAGTTTGAATTTAGACCCGGACCAATTATGGGGAATATTGTGCTAGCGGATGAAATCAACCGCACATCGCCGAAAACTCAATCGGCGTTATTAGAAGGAATGGAAGAAAGTAGTGTAACTGTTGATGGTGTAACAAGGTCACTACCAAGACCTTTCTTTGTTATGGCAACGCAAAACCCAATAGAGTATGAGGGGACCTATCCACTACCAGAAGCTCAGTTGGATCGTTTTTTACTAAAATTGAAGATGGGTTATCCAACTGCAAATGAGGAGATGGAAGTGTTAAATCGTGCGGAAAAGAGCAAACCGATTAACACACTAGAATCAGTCATCTCAATTGAAGAGTTACGCCAACTTCAAGAAGATGTAAAAGAAATTTATGTTGATGAAACAATTAAGCAATATATTATAGATTTGGTAGGAAGAACAAGAACGCATCAATCAATTTATTTAGGTTCAAGTCCACGTGGGTCGATTGCATTAATGAAAACCTCACAAGCATTTGCGTTAGTTCATGGTAGAGATTTTGTGATTCCGGATGATGTAAAATATTTAGCTCAGTTTGTTTTACCACATCGTATTATTTTAAAATCTGAAGCGAAATTCGAAGGAGCTACTTCAGATAATGTAGTTTCAAAAATCATTGAACGCACGCCGGTACCTGTTCAAAGGGCGCTGAGTCGGTAA
- a CDS encoding CBO0543 family protein, whose product MGKTFEKYILRALFLFGIASFINLVRKPPVKDWLLIFFLKGYMSSILDKVLVREGYITYPTKFFKKFDVSIIFDYVLFPISCVYFNQVTEKSRLTDIFIKLFYFSVPMALGEAWLEMNTQVIKYKKGWTPLKSFISLSLTFLVVRGVMYLIRRLDMKQQQSSQKNNYTK is encoded by the coding sequence TTGGGTAAGACGTTTGAAAAATACATATTAAGAGCTCTGTTTTTGTTTGGGATTGCCTCTTTTATAAACCTAGTAAGAAAGCCCCCTGTAAAAGATTGGCTCCTTATTTTCTTTCTAAAAGGTTATATGTCTTCAATCTTAGACAAGGTTTTAGTAAGAGAAGGCTATATTACATACCCCACCAAATTTTTTAAGAAGTTTGATGTAAGTATTATCTTCGATTATGTTCTCTTTCCTATATCTTGTGTTTACTTTAATCAAGTCACTGAAAAATCAAGGTTAACAGATATCTTTATAAAGCTATTCTATTTTAGTGTTCCCATGGCACTTGGAGAAGCATGGCTTGAAATGAATACACAAGTGATTAAATATAAAAAAGGCTGGACTCCGCTGAAAAGCTTTATATCTTTATCACTTACCTTTTTAGTTGTACGTGGGGTAATGTATTTAATTAGAAGATTAGATATGAAACAACAGCAATCATCCCAAAAAAATAACTATACCAAATGA
- a CDS encoding glycine betaine uptake BCCT transporter codes for MKKISNVFWITLAIVLSAVAFGVISPNNFENITGNIQAFITSTFGWYYLILVTVIVIFCVFLIFSPVGAIKLGKPDEEPEFTKGTWFAMLFSAGMGIGLVFWGAAEPLSHYLAPPLAEGGTNVANKEAMRYTFFHWGIHAWAIYALVALALAYYKFRKNEPGLISATLKPVFGKSMEGPLGTVVDVLAVFATVVGVATTLGFGAAQINGGLSYLLGVPNNFTVQFIIIASVTVLFMISAWSGLGKGIKYLSNTNMVLAILLFVLMFFIGPTILILNMFTDSIGGYIQNIVHMSFRIAPLNEEHRSWINGWTIFYWAWWISWSPFVGIFIARVSRGRTIREFLIGVLLLPALVSFLWFATFGTSAIETQNAGFDLTQFATEEVLFAIFSQMPGSIVLSIIAIVLIATFFITSADSATFVLGMQTTNGSLTPPNTVKLTWGIAQSTVALILLYSGGLQALQNALIIAAFPFSFIMLFMMISLYRSLTKEKKELGLYFKPVPKKKVQKDH; via the coding sequence ATGAAAAAAATATCTAATGTTTTTTGGATAACACTCGCGATTGTATTATCAGCAGTTGCTTTTGGGGTCATTTCACCAAACAACTTTGAAAACATCACAGGAAATATACAGGCCTTTATCACTTCAACATTTGGTTGGTATTATCTTATTTTAGTAACAGTCATCGTCATTTTCTGTGTATTCCTTATTTTTAGCCCTGTCGGTGCGATTAAACTAGGCAAACCTGATGAGGAACCTGAATTCACAAAAGGTACATGGTTTGCTATGCTCTTTAGTGCTGGAATGGGAATCGGTCTTGTATTCTGGGGAGCTGCAGAACCACTCTCACACTATTTAGCACCACCACTAGCCGAAGGCGGAACAAATGTTGCTAACAAAGAAGCAATGCGATACACATTTTTCCATTGGGGAATTCATGCTTGGGCAATATATGCGCTTGTCGCTTTAGCCTTGGCATATTATAAGTTTAGAAAAAATGAACCCGGTCTGATCTCAGCTACCTTAAAACCTGTTTTCGGCAAAAGTATGGAAGGTCCTCTCGGAACAGTGGTAGATGTACTAGCAGTATTTGCAACAGTTGTTGGTGTTGCAACAACATTAGGGTTCGGAGCGGCACAAATCAATGGTGGATTATCCTATCTACTTGGAGTACCTAATAATTTTACCGTTCAATTTATCATCATTGCATCCGTTACTGTTTTATTTATGATTTCAGCGTGGTCCGGTTTAGGTAAAGGAATTAAATATTTAAGTAATACGAACATGGTCTTAGCAATTTTACTATTTGTGTTAATGTTCTTTATTGGACCAACAATCCTTATTCTGAACATGTTTACCGATTCAATCGGTGGATACATTCAAAATATTGTACATATGAGCTTCAGAATTGCACCATTAAATGAAGAACATCGCTCATGGATTAATGGATGGACAATTTTTTATTGGGCATGGTGGATTTCTTGGTCACCATTTGTAGGTATTTTCATAGCACGTGTATCACGCGGAAGAACGATTCGCGAATTTTTAATTGGTGTGCTATTACTCCCAGCACTTGTAAGCTTTTTATGGTTCGCTACATTTGGCACTTCTGCAATTGAAACCCAAAATGCTGGATTTGATTTAACACAGTTTGCTACTGAAGAAGTTTTATTCGCCATCTTCAGTCAAATGCCTGGATCAATTGTTCTTTCGATAATAGCAATAGTACTTATTGCAACATTCTTTATTACGTCTGCAGATTCAGCAACATTCGTTCTTGGAATGCAAACAACTAATGGGTCATTAACACCACCAAACACGGTGAAGTTAACTTGGGGAATTGCACAATCAACCGTAGCACTAATCCTATTATATAGTGGTGGTCTACAAGCTCTCCAAAACGCATTAATCATTGCAGCGTTCCCTTTTTCATTCATTATGCTATTTATGATGATTTCTCTATACCGTTCGTTAACAAAAGAGAAAAAGGAGCTAGGACTTTACTTTAAACCTGTTCCTAAGAAAAAAGTTCAAAAAGATCATTAA
- a CDS encoding flavin monoamine oxidase family protein, giving the protein MIAKNHSSVDIVIVGAGLAGLAAALECKKRNSSFVVLEARNRPGGRAHTIHMSDGYNIDLGAHWVSKNHTRVRELIKQFNLQSTPTYNSGQTIFEINGKIRKGAGLKPLTTLGKLDLYMLKTKLKKLIEKLPKGVPLTTPFSYELDKQTIYEFIQNNMFSKDGKEFYTMVIEEIFCSKTHEISVLDWIWCIKSTEEINYLLKAENEWIIEGAGGLAERMADTLGESIFYESAVERISYQEEDATIFTPTKQWKAKKVIVAAPPNLTTRIKFDPPLPPIRVQLSERSGMPSVIKMIIIYDKPFWRKARLNGKVFSPLLFSMDSSPPNKSKGVLTILITGENAIKLQGKSEMQRKQEIIKALVTFFGHKASAPLSIIEKNWAEDEWTRGGYGTHYGTGVLTHYGAGLFIPVSNTIYWAGTEAATVWRTYMEGAVQSGQDTANEVIDSLDFKNK; this is encoded by the coding sequence ATGATAGCAAAGAATCATTCCAGTGTAGATATTGTGATCGTTGGAGCTGGTTTGGCAGGATTAGCTGCTGCTCTAGAATGTAAAAAGAGAAATAGTTCGTTTGTAGTTCTTGAAGCCAGAAATCGTCCAGGCGGCAGAGCTCATACCATTCATATGAGTGACGGTTATAACATTGACCTTGGAGCACACTGGGTCAGTAAGAACCATACACGAGTGAGAGAACTAATTAAACAATTTAACCTTCAGTCCACACCTACATATAATTCTGGTCAAACCATTTTTGAGATTAACGGAAAGATTCGAAAAGGAGCCGGTCTCAAGCCTCTTACTACACTTGGTAAGCTAGACCTTTATATGCTAAAAACAAAATTAAAGAAGTTAATAGAAAAACTACCGAAAGGTGTACCCCTTACTACACCTTTTTCTTATGAATTAGATAAGCAGACGATCTATGAATTCATTCAAAATAATATGTTCAGCAAGGATGGCAAAGAGTTTTATACAATGGTTATTGAAGAAATATTTTGTTCAAAAACCCATGAAATATCTGTATTAGATTGGATATGGTGTATTAAATCGACTGAAGAGATTAACTATTTGTTAAAAGCAGAAAACGAGTGGATTATTGAGGGTGCGGGGGGACTTGCCGAGAGGATGGCCGACACCCTTGGTGAATCAATTTTTTATGAATCTGCAGTTGAACGAATTTCTTATCAAGAAGAGGATGCAACTATATTTACTCCAACAAAGCAATGGAAAGCAAAGAAAGTGATTGTTGCTGCCCCTCCCAACCTAACAACACGCATAAAATTTGATCCTCCACTTCCACCCATTCGAGTTCAACTAAGTGAACGATCAGGAATGCCGTCGGTAATCAAAATGATCATCATTTATGACAAACCATTTTGGCGAAAAGCCCGTCTTAACGGAAAAGTATTTTCACCATTATTATTTTCGATGGATAGCTCCCCACCGAACAAAAGCAAGGGCGTCTTAACCATTCTCATCACTGGAGAAAACGCAATAAAATTACAAGGGAAGAGTGAAATGCAAAGAAAACAAGAAATTATCAAAGCACTAGTAACATTCTTCGGACATAAAGCATCTGCCCCCTTATCCATCATTGAAAAAAATTGGGCGGAAGATGAATGGACTAGAGGAGGATATGGTACCCACTATGGAACAGGTGTACTAACTCATTATGGAGCAGGGTTATTTATACCAGTATCTAATACAATCTATTGGGCAGGAACTGAAGCAGCAACAGTATGGAGAACCTACATGGAAGGTGCAGTTCAATCTGGTCAAGATACAGCAAACGAAGTTATTGATTCTTTAGATTTTAAAAATAAGTAG